A portion of the Faecalibacterium sp. I3-3-89 genome contains these proteins:
- a CDS encoding DUF4261 domain-containing protein — MSNKAFQQNLDDKKGPQPGGPYLIQMLFKEPVEMPDKEKMTAIMEKHIGSTECFCYDKKMAGFAALDHVAEFQDGKCPVQLMVMKCDKFKGKGFDAFLMSQMWDCQEDRDRIFRECKYQVVATDMLTAALPALERANLDADFLEALAELYPTCEAFYFQNCGKLFLAEDVRSHQIEGPDRFIRFGVNVRFFNIEGTEDMLIDTVGMSTLFLPDLQYHFHGMDPNWVVNHAYNVASYILEHDNPIEDGETIDGVADGQMCREIQWKCQYEDALIQPPRGVLDINMGNYASGGR; from the coding sequence ATGAGCAATAAAGCTTTCCAGCAAAATCTGGACGACAAAAAAGGCCCCCAGCCCGGAGGTCCCTATCTCATTCAGATGCTGTTCAAAGAGCCGGTAGAAATGCCGGATAAAGAAAAAATGACTGCCATAATGGAGAAGCACATCGGATCAACAGAGTGCTTCTGTTATGATAAGAAAATGGCCGGCTTTGCCGCCCTGGATCATGTCGCGGAATTTCAGGACGGCAAGTGCCCGGTACAGCTGATGGTGATGAAATGCGACAAGTTCAAGGGCAAAGGCTTTGATGCCTTTCTGATGAGCCAGATGTGGGACTGCCAGGAGGACCGTGACCGGATCTTCCGGGAGTGCAAATATCAGGTGGTGGCCACCGATATGCTGACTGCGGCGCTTCCAGCGCTGGAGCGTGCCAACCTGGATGCCGACTTTCTGGAGGCTCTGGCAGAGCTGTACCCCACCTGTGAGGCGTTCTATTTCCAGAACTGCGGCAAGCTGTTTCTGGCAGAGGATGTGCGCTCCCATCAGATTGAGGGGCCGGATCGGTTCATCCGCTTTGGCGTCAATGTCCGTTTCTTCAACATCGAGGGCACGGAGGATATGCTCATCGACACGGTGGGCATGAGCACCCTGTTTTTGCCGGATCTCCAGTACCACTTCCACGGCATGGACCCCAACTGGGTGGTAAACCACGCCTATAATGTTGCGTCCTATATTCTGGAGCATGATAACCCCATTGAGGATGGGGAAACCATAGACGGCGTGGCGGATGGCCAGATGTGCCGGGAGATCCAGTGGAAGTGCCAATATGAAGATGCCTTGATCCAGCCGCCCAGAGGGGTGCTGGACATCAACATGGGAAACTATGCTTCGGGAGGACGCTGA
- a CDS encoding CbrC family protein: MTEYQKTYIELKKQFVATNEGPDNVRALYTFKEELEQSEDQQAKEVLVDVYDLLDFKKDAYELLCQIGNRSDKKTLKRLGTLKDYAENWGNHYALPKPKTPEEKQKEKERQAQLGLPAFRYHPNPLETGAFEESADGVVCDCCGKTTHIFYTAPFYAVEDIAYLCPECIANGEAARKYDGSFQDDFSVDDGVDDPEKLDELIHRTPGYSGWQQEYWRAHCGDYCAYLGHVGARELRALGVLEEVLDDPMWDDEQKEMIRESVNGGHLQCYLFQCLHCGKHLVWMDFD; encoded by the coding sequence ATGACAGAATATCAGAAAACCTATATCGAACTAAAAAAACAGTTTGTTGCGACCAATGAAGGTCCAGACAATGTCCGCGCTCTATATACCTTCAAGGAAGAACTTGAGCAGAGTGAGGATCAGCAGGCCAAGGAAGTGCTGGTGGATGTATATGACCTGCTGGACTTTAAGAAGGACGCCTACGAACTGCTCTGCCAAATCGGAAATCGTTCCGATAAAAAGACCCTCAAGCGGCTGGGCACGCTGAAGGACTATGCGGAAAACTGGGGCAATCATTATGCTCTCCCCAAGCCCAAAACGCCGGAGGAAAAGCAGAAAGAGAAGGAACGGCAGGCCCAGCTGGGCCTGCCCGCCTTCCGGTATCACCCAAACCCTCTGGAAACTGGGGCTTTTGAGGAATCCGCAGACGGCGTTGTCTGCGACTGCTGTGGCAAGACGACCCATATTTTCTATACAGCCCCCTTTTACGCCGTGGAGGATATTGCATATCTGTGCCCAGAGTGCATCGCCAACGGCGAAGCAGCCCGGAAATATGACGGTAGTTTTCAAGATGATTTCTCTGTGGATGATGGTGTAGACGATCCGGAGAAGCTGGACGAGCTGATCCACCGCACCCCCGGCTACTCCGGCTGGCAGCAGGAATACTGGCGCGCCCACTGCGGCGACTACTGCGCCTACCTGGGCCATGTGGGTGCCAGAGAACTGCGGGCCCTGGGTGTGCTGGAGGAGGTACTGGACGATCCGATGTGGGACGATGAGCAAAAAGAAATGATCCGGGAATCTGTCAATGGCGGGCATCTGCAATGCTATCTGTTCCAGTGCCTCCACTGCGGAAAACACCTGGTCTGGATGGATTTTGATTGA
- a CDS encoding sigma-70 family RNA polymerase sigma factor, which translates to MTRVFIWKNNSPQEWEEISFSAFSKARRNGCFTGRFFVETVKMFRDEDDRIIMECSRKDFEKYQQEDRHSRYLQEHEKSCSIFPASHVGDRDGTEEGYQDTDLFVDESVDTAEQAIQNLLLEDLHQALLKLSPAERDFILSYYEMKIPNATCLAQRYGITRQAADKRLKKIEEKIKKLVAIF; encoded by the coding sequence ATGACGAGAGTATTCATTTGGAAAAATAACAGCCCACAGGAATGGGAGGAAATCAGTTTTTCAGCGTTCAGTAAGGCACGCCGCAATGGTTGCTTTACTGGGCGCTTTTTTGTTGAAACAGTCAAAATGTTCCGTGATGAAGATGACCGCATTATCATGGAATGTTCTCGCAAAGATTTTGAAAAATACCAGCAGGAGGACCGCCACAGCCGCTATCTCCAGGAACATGAGAAAAGTTGCTCTATATTCCCGGCTTCTCATGTGGGAGATCGTGACGGCACAGAGGAAGGTTATCAGGATACAGATTTGTTTGTGGATGAATCTGTTGATACTGCGGAACAAGCTATTCAGAATTTACTTCTTGAGGATTTACACCAAGCTCTATTGAAACTGAGTCCGGCAGAACGAGATTTTATATTGTCCTATTATGAAATGAAGATACCAAATGCAACTTGTTTAGCCCAACGATATGGTATTACTCGGCAAGCCGCAGATAAGCGATTGAAAAAAATCGAAGAAAAAATAAAAAAGTTGGTTGCGATTTTCTAA
- a CDS encoding ImmA/IrrE family metallo-endopeptidase — MEYDPSLLSGQPCSVPIETIIETKFDLILEFHTLRKNPKILGETIFDDGAVVLYDQIQRQYRMIAVRAGTILIDERLCDPSKLGRLRFTCAHELAHWVLHKKLYSGTGDVAAYNGNVSSDESHGIIERQADTLASALLMPLPQIKKCFYRLRIGRTDEQLIAEMANIFEVSKQAMQIRLKSRNLI, encoded by the coding sequence ATGGAATATGATCCCTCTCTGCTATCCGGGCAACCATGTTCTGTGCCAATCGAAACCATTATCGAGACAAAGTTTGATCTAATCCTGGAGTTTCATACACTAAGAAAAAACCCCAAGATATTAGGGGAAACAATTTTCGATGACGGTGCCGTTGTTTTATATGACCAGATACAGAGACAGTATCGAATGATTGCAGTAAGAGCCGGTACAATCTTAATTGATGAACGGCTTTGTGATCCATCAAAATTAGGGCGGCTCCGTTTTACCTGTGCCCATGAGCTGGCTCATTGGGTACTACATAAGAAGTTATACTCCGGTACTGGAGATGTTGCTGCTTATAACGGAAATGTTTCTTCCGACGAAAGTCATGGCATAATTGAGCGTCAGGCGGATACCCTGGCCTCTGCTCTGCTGATGCCTTTACCGCAGATCAAAAAATGTTTTTACCGGCTTAGAATAGGCCGGACAGATGAACAGCTCATTGCTGAAATGGCAAATATTTTTGAGGTTTCCAAGCAAGCAATGCAGATTCGTCTAAAATCCAGAAACCTGATATAA
- a CDS encoding immunity protein Imm33 domain-containing protein gives MYIKKYWGNFIGGSDDSLNLVAFLEDQKKEEIPLSEIFAKIGLDKQNWDFRQTVEYLEFTHSDGVEMDFHFAIDVVTDLAAILLECSVSGSVNLQDLDEYNTPARRIRITVTPEEHDAMNKALADFAQNPLEYDLSEMMDNEEIQEMARDVEALRKELYEAAGRNRDYHVKAEDVKSLLPDWKGADGCIATNRITVEGRKVGYCYREEPDGGWDSGWRFTAGDESDEYMDDPNNAGIYKLNTICNDDPDIIPLLNTPAPCAFERDENGVFQQIKDWKPDEDEEDPDMDILKQCQKWHEEDKHQKIVDALEAISAEERTPEMDMELARAYNNLADSSEPEGRKLLHQALELMQSHEEELGDTYSWNFRMGYAYYYLDQEGRALRHFEKALELHPGDDPKLNTRQDMEELIDSCKKGISLPQFWECFRERTENWWETFAEMEAELRQMMDEDKDHTRGAEIVAQMEETLNLVFDEISFEIGFNGEKHELILTPEGDKVKLFELVYFQKHAPKEVLEHWNILVGRQPFQNIGLRIEDGWDISGEDVQIWLEEQGENSFAISAYCEKLLPMLREEEGRAWWMLTTFTDQVLGEISHMRYIDSFDVLEEPKAEPSFLLSQLPDKLREQGLELSTDPEAYLESYLGYKMEPKQDPDADWRLDVMAGSTCCVPLINGYLNADNDFMDDLHADGAVAGFFCYPLDTLREEEGSQKIFDFRDKLEEVLTGGDGSEVLTLTGGATGLYCGYVDFIAWDIQEALNMAKEFFEGTDIPWAIFHTFRREAGSVPLKQQDDGPETKNQDDELNETLTGMDYIPYTQQNAEAFFAQLEQWNAEDEYTRCIQALNAIPENWRNYRTAYALARALENYAIIGDHDEGTLKSKGDKALLRAIEVLESVREEGQDKAEWNMRMAYGYQYLYGQEEKAIPYAERWAELDPEDENAPAVIRECKAEIRKRQRSRKKKAKFVPGDTPFEGFDLTNFWDDNWYALKEYVSDPPSDELIASVEEELGYKLPAAYIWLMKQHNGGIPVNTCYPCDEPTSWADDHVAITGIFGIGREKSCSLCGELGSQFMIDEWEYPAIGVAICDCPSAGHDMIFLDYRACGPQGEPAVVHVDQENDYKITHLADSFEEFIRGLEHESLYDPDEDVEGLEDDADEEETDHKGSFAGSVLLSKAEWDKEQLIRDLREEWGIVDEEPDEGDEDVENSDDAVVMRVGGMMLIVTLFHGHIPDNEAEINAENNYMWPEAVEVAKAHKAHIMVAVLGEEEKLLERGKLFTKAMAVCCKQKYATGVYTSGVVFEPRFYEGLADMLKEDELPIFNWVWFGLYRSEGGLNGYTYGMDVFGKEEMEVLNTDAEPEELRDFLASLASYVLACDVTLQDGETIGFSADDKHTITRSPGVSLPEEQMTLKIGYEPIKGDPEDDSCDHSDNDDTQDEEEFSNPEVYTEEEMEAVEGHIEQYFGKFENVFHELVSPDIHVDICVVPPSEERDYCTLVTMGMGAHRMNVPEELAEYKLERAELAIALPADWKLDQESMKDEKWYWPIRLLKSLARLPIASDTWLGFGHTMDNEEDFAKDTKLCAAILTGPQDTEDGSEVCILPSGEEVNFYQVIPLYRDELEYKLAHDADALLGKMNGISFVVEPDRQDAITRGTLSNDDFDGEMDDASYHIESIEEKELPIDPINAYNHMAIYLRWCMEHDLMGEDFLKEYSEVTKQVKADPANVDLREFIRDELDGCLFSVLFNQQGRAFAGYYYGEGDSPYYPADVDDNALRFFGPERYHSDEFQDEAYLFIPFDEDYYQAMAEVIEERFTNWQGQDFDGDTLEPSEVAQAIMEYLDCECTYFPSMADDDPIMSAYSYAQRLGVREGFVPVLIQADDETLLECLVMNADSEHDADFYEFDLKTVTEYRKKVLSAPIKDGKAILEELTGQRKEEAEDDDLDWDEEVLGEMEGGEPNDRFANYWNDDTGMTYPLILAKIPVKNPWEIFAYLPFGNWNECPDTPDLMAVAKYWFEQHGAIPAAMSHDELEFELPTPISKERAMEVAVEQYGFCPDLDQNEDGSIGSLADVLWQSTVWYFWWD, from the coding sequence ATGTATATCAAAAAATACTGGGGCAACTTTATTGGCGGTTCCGATGACAGTCTGAACCTTGTGGCATTTTTGGAAGACCAGAAGAAAGAGGAGATCCCCCTCAGCGAGATATTTGCCAAGATTGGGCTGGACAAACAAAACTGGGACTTCCGCCAGACCGTGGAGTATCTGGAGTTTACACACTCCGATGGCGTGGAGATGGACTTCCACTTCGCCATTGATGTGGTCACTGATCTGGCCGCCATCCTGCTGGAGTGCAGCGTCAGCGGCAGTGTAAACCTTCAGGATCTGGACGAGTACAACACCCCTGCCCGCCGCATCCGCATCACCGTCACGCCAGAGGAGCATGACGCCATGAACAAGGCACTGGCGGATTTTGCCCAGAATCCGCTGGAATATGACCTCAGTGAGATGATGGACAACGAGGAGATCCAGGAGATGGCTCGGGATGTGGAGGCGCTGCGGAAGGAACTGTACGAGGCCGCTGGCCGCAACCGGGACTACCATGTGAAAGCGGAGGATGTGAAATCTCTGCTCCCTGACTGGAAGGGTGCCGATGGCTGCATCGCCACCAACCGCATCACAGTAGAGGGCCGCAAGGTGGGCTACTGCTACAGGGAGGAGCCGGACGGCGGCTGGGACAGCGGCTGGCGCTTTACCGCCGGTGATGAGAGCGACGAGTACATGGACGACCCTAACAACGCCGGGATCTACAAGCTGAACACGATCTGCAATGACGATCCCGACATCATCCCTTTGCTGAACACCCCCGCTCCCTGCGCCTTTGAGCGGGATGAAAATGGCGTGTTCCAGCAGATCAAAGACTGGAAACCAGATGAGGACGAGGAGGACCCTGATATGGATATTTTGAAGCAGTGCCAGAAGTGGCATGAGGAGGACAAACACCAGAAAATCGTTGACGCACTGGAGGCAATCTCTGCCGAGGAGCGTACCCCGGAAATGGATATGGAGCTGGCCCGCGCCTACAACAATCTGGCGGACTCCAGCGAGCCGGAGGGAAGGAAGCTGCTTCACCAGGCACTGGAACTGATGCAGTCCCATGAGGAGGAACTGGGAGATACTTATTCCTGGAATTTCCGTATGGGGTATGCCTATTATTATCTGGATCAGGAGGGCCGCGCTCTGCGGCATTTTGAAAAAGCTCTGGAACTGCATCCCGGTGATGATCCGAAGCTCAACACCCGACAGGACATGGAGGAACTAATTGACTCGTGCAAGAAGGGTATTTCTCTGCCGCAGTTCTGGGAGTGCTTCCGGGAACGGACAGAGAACTGGTGGGAAACCTTTGCCGAGATGGAAGCAGAGCTGCGCCAGATGATGGACGAGGACAAAGATCACACCCGCGGTGCGGAGATCGTGGCCCAAATGGAGGAAACCCTGAATTTGGTTTTTGACGAGATTTCCTTCGAGATAGGCTTCAACGGCGAAAAGCATGAGCTGATCCTCACCCCGGAGGGGGATAAGGTCAAACTGTTTGAGCTGGTCTACTTCCAGAAGCACGCCCCCAAGGAGGTGCTGGAGCACTGGAATATCCTTGTGGGCCGTCAGCCTTTCCAGAACATCGGCCTGCGTATTGAGGATGGCTGGGACATCTCCGGGGAGGATGTGCAGATCTGGCTGGAGGAGCAGGGTGAAAACAGCTTCGCCATCTCCGCCTACTGCGAAAAGCTGCTGCCTATGCTCCGGGAGGAAGAAGGCCGGGCCTGGTGGATGCTCACTACCTTCACCGACCAAGTGCTGGGCGAGATCTCCCACATGAGATACATAGACAGCTTTGATGTGCTGGAGGAACCCAAGGCAGAGCCGTCCTTCCTCCTGTCCCAGCTGCCCGACAAACTGCGGGAGCAGGGCCTGGAGCTCTCCACCGACCCGGAAGCCTATCTGGAGAGCTACCTTGGTTACAAAATGGAACCCAAACAGGACCCGGACGCCGATTGGCGGCTGGATGTAATGGCCGGTTCCACCTGCTGTGTGCCGCTCATCAACGGCTATCTGAATGCCGACAATGATTTTATGGACGATCTCCATGCCGACGGCGCGGTGGCGGGCTTCTTCTGCTATCCCCTGGATACCCTGCGGGAGGAGGAAGGCAGTCAGAAAATTTTCGACTTCCGGGACAAACTGGAGGAAGTGCTCACCGGCGGGGATGGTTCGGAAGTGCTCACTCTCACCGGCGGGGCTACCGGCCTCTACTGTGGCTATGTGGACTTCATCGCCTGGGACATCCAAGAGGCGCTGAACATGGCGAAAGAGTTCTTTGAAGGCACGGACATCCCATGGGCCATCTTCCACACCTTCCGCCGTGAAGCAGGTTCTGTACCCCTAAAGCAACAAGATGATGGGCCAGAAACTAAGAATCAGGATGACGAGTTGAATGAAACGCTTACGGGCATGGACTATATTCCTTACACCCAACAGAACGCCGAAGCATTCTTCGCTCAGCTGGAGCAGTGGAACGCCGAAGACGAGTACACCCGCTGTATCCAGGCACTGAATGCCATCCCGGAGAACTGGAGGAACTACCGCACCGCCTACGCCCTGGCCCGTGCACTGGAGAACTACGCCATCATCGGGGACCATGACGAAGGTACTTTGAAATCCAAGGGAGACAAAGCCCTTCTGAGGGCCATTGAGGTGCTGGAGTCCGTCCGGGAGGAAGGCCAGGACAAGGCGGAGTGGAATATGCGGATGGCCTATGGCTATCAGTATCTCTATGGTCAGGAGGAAAAGGCCATCCCCTACGCCGAGCGGTGGGCGGAGCTGGACCCCGAGGACGAAAATGCCCCGGCAGTAATTCGGGAGTGTAAGGCGGAGATCCGGAAACGCCAGCGCAGCCGGAAGAAGAAGGCCAAATTCGTGCCCGGTGATACTCCATTTGAGGGCTTCGACCTCACCAACTTCTGGGATGATAATTGGTATGCACTGAAAGAATATGTCAGTGATCCGCCTTCCGATGAGCTGATCGCCAGCGTGGAGGAGGAACTGGGCTACAAGCTGCCCGCCGCCTACATCTGGCTGATGAAGCAGCACAACGGCGGCATTCCGGTGAACACCTGCTATCCCTGCGATGAACCTACCAGCTGGGCAGATGACCATGTGGCCATCACCGGCATTTTCGGCATCGGACGAGAAAAGAGCTGCTCCCTCTGTGGAGAGCTGGGCAGCCAGTTTATGATCGATGAGTGGGAGTATCCTGCCATCGGCGTGGCCATCTGCGACTGTCCAAGCGCCGGACACGATATGATTTTCCTGGACTACCGGGCTTGCGGTCCCCAGGGAGAGCCTGCGGTAGTCCATGTGGATCAGGAAAATGACTATAAAATTACCCATCTGGCAGATAGCTTTGAGGAATTTATCCGCGGACTGGAGCATGAATCCCTCTATGATCCGGATGAAGATGTAGAGGGTCTTGAGGATGACGCCGACGAGGAGGAAACCGACCATAAGGGTTCCTTTGCCGGATCTGTGCTCCTCTCCAAAGCAGAGTGGGACAAGGAGCAGTTGATCCGAGATCTGCGGGAAGAATGGGGTATCGTAGATGAGGAGCCGGATGAGGGCGACGAAGATGTTGAGAACAGCGATGACGCTGTGGTAATGCGGGTCGGCGGCATGATGCTGATCGTGACACTCTTCCACGGTCACATCCCGGACAATGAAGCGGAGATCAACGCCGAAAACAACTATATGTGGCCAGAGGCCGTAGAGGTGGCCAAAGCGCACAAGGCCCATATCATGGTGGCTGTATTGGGCGAGGAGGAAAAACTGCTGGAACGGGGCAAGCTGTTCACCAAGGCGATGGCAGTGTGCTGCAAGCAGAAATACGCCACCGGTGTCTACACCAGCGGCGTGGTATTTGAGCCTCGTTTCTATGAGGGCCTTGCCGATATGCTCAAAGAGGACGAACTGCCCATCTTCAACTGGGTTTGGTTCGGCCTGTACCGGAGCGAGGGGGGCCTAAACGGCTACACCTACGGCATGGATGTGTTTGGCAAGGAGGAAATGGAGGTGTTGAACACCGACGCTGAGCCGGAGGAACTGCGGGACTTTTTGGCCAGCCTTGCCTCCTATGTGCTGGCGTGTGATGTGACACTGCAAGACGGCGAGACCATCGGTTTTTCTGCGGACGATAAGCACACCATCACCCGCAGCCCCGGCGTCTCCCTGCCGGAGGAACAGATGACCCTGAAGATCGGTTACGAGCCTATAAAGGGAGATCCGGAGGATGACAGCTGCGACCACTCAGACAATGATGACACGCAGGATGAGGAAGAATTCAGTAATCCCGAAGTCTACACCGAGGAGGAGATGGAAGCCGTCGAGGGGCACATTGAGCAGTATTTCGGCAAGTTCGAGAATGTGTTCCATGAGCTGGTTTCTCCCGACATCCATGTGGACATCTGCGTGGTGCCGCCCTCTGAGGAGCGGGACTACTGCACCCTGGTCACCATGGGCATGGGCGCTCACCGGATGAATGTGCCGGAGGAACTGGCGGAATATAAGCTGGAGCGGGCGGAGCTGGCCATTGCCCTGCCTGCGGACTGGAAGCTGGATCAGGAGTCCATGAAAGACGAAAAGTGGTACTGGCCCATCCGCCTGCTGAAATCCTTGGCCCGCCTTCCCATTGCCAGCGATACCTGGCTGGGCTTCGGCCATACCATGGACAATGAGGAGGATTTTGCAAAGGACACAAAGCTGTGCGCCGCCATTCTGACTGGTCCCCAGGATACCGAAGATGGCAGCGAGGTCTGCATCCTGCCGAGTGGCGAGGAGGTCAACTTCTATCAGGTGATTCCTCTCTACCGGGATGAATTGGAATATAAGCTGGCCCATGACGCGGACGCCCTGCTGGGCAAAATGAACGGCATCAGCTTTGTGGTGGAGCCTGATCGCCAGGATGCAATCACCCGTGGCACCCTTTCCAATGATGATTTTGACGGTGAGATGGACGATGCTTCCTATCATATCGAGAGCATTGAGGAGAAGGAACTGCCTATTGACCCCATCAATGCTTATAACCACATGGCCATCTACCTGCGCTGGTGTATGGAGCACGACCTGATGGGCGAGGACTTCTTGAAAGAATACAGCGAAGTGACCAAACAGGTCAAAGCTGATCCTGCCAATGTGGATCTGAGGGAGTTTATCCGGGATGAGCTGGACGGCTGTCTGTTCTCTGTGCTGTTCAATCAGCAAGGCCGTGCCTTTGCAGGCTATTACTACGGAGAGGGCGACAGCCCCTACTATCCTGCCGATGTTGACGACAACGCCCTCCGCTTCTTCGGCCCGGAGCGGTATCACTCCGATGAGTTCCAGGATGAAGCCTACCTGTTCATCCCCTTTGACGAGGACTACTATCAGGCTATGGCAGAGGTGATCGAGGAACGCTTCACCAACTGGCAAGGACAGGACTTCGACGGGGACACGCTGGAGCCTTCCGAGGTGGCTCAGGCCATCATGGAGTATCTGGACTGCGAGTGTACCTATTTCCCATCCATGGCAGATGATGACCCCATCATGTCGGCATACAGCTACGCCCAGCGGCTGGGGGTACGGGAGGGCTTTGTTCCCGTGCTTATCCAGGCGGATGATGAAACGCTGTTGGAGTGTCTGGTAATGAACGCCGATTCGGAGCATGACGCGGACTTCTATGAATTTGACCTCAAAACCGTAACGGAGTACCGGAAGAAGGTGCTCTCCGCTCCCATCAAGGACGGAAAGGCGATTTTGGAGGAATTGACCGGCCAGCGCAAGGAAGAAGCCGAGGACGATGATCTGGACTGGGATGAGGAAGTCCTGGGCGAGATGGAGGGCGGAGAACCCAACGACCGCTTCGCAAACTATTGGAACGATGATACCGGAATGACATATCCGCTCATTCTGGCTAAAATTCCGGTAAAGAACCCCTGGGAGATCTTCGCCTACCTGCCCTTTGGAAATTGGAATGAGTGCCCCGACACGCCGGACCTGATGGCAGTGGCGAAATACTGGTTCGAGCAGCATGGTGCCATCCCTGCCGCCATGAGCCACGATGAATTGGAGTTTGAACTTCCGACTCCGATCTCCAAGGAAAGAGCTATGGAAGTGGCTGTGGAGCAATATGGCTTCTGCCCAGATCTGGATCAGAATGAGGATGGAAGCATTGGCTCCTTGGCAGATGTCCTGTGGCAGTCCACTGTCTGGTATTTCTGGTGGGATTGA
- a CDS encoding type II toxin-antitoxin system PemK/MazF family toxin, translated as MKEDWIYKRGDLYYANLNPYFGSEQGGTRPVLVLQNNVGNFFCPTLIVAPLTSKWIKKKELPTHYALESVPELGLKSVVLLEQIKTIDKRRVLSYIGRVSREEMRAIDDALQVSLDIHIPEEMEAP; from the coding sequence ATGAAAGAAGATTGGATTTATAAGCGTGGGGATTTATATTATGCCAATTTGAATCCTTATTTTGGATCAGAGCAAGGCGGCACCCGTCCTGTCCTGGTTCTTCAAAACAATGTGGGGAATTTTTTCTGCCCCACTTTGATCGTAGCTCCGCTCACCAGTAAATGGATTAAGAAAAAGGAGCTGCCCACACACTATGCACTGGAGAGCGTTCCAGAGCTTGGACTGAAATCTGTTGTTCTGCTGGAGCAAATTAAAACGATTGATAAAAGGCGTGTTTTATCGTACATTGGGCGCGTATCTCGCGAAGAAATGAGAGCGATTGATGATGCTCTGCAAGTTAGTTTAGATATTCATATTCCGGAGGAAATGGAGGCTCCGTAA
- a CDS encoding helix-turn-helix domain-containing protein encodes MGNITFGSFIAEKRKAHKFNLRDTAKHLNIAYGYLCDIEQSRRPAPNGDFVERISAFLNLDKSEHELLLDLAAKSRNTVSADLPDYIMEKDIVRAALRVAKEVDATDEEWQTFMKMLKERKR; translated from the coding sequence GTGGGCAATATAACTTTTGGATCATTTATAGCCGAGAAACGCAAGGCGCACAAATTCAATTTACGCGATACAGCCAAGCATTTGAATATTGCTTACGGCTATCTGTGTGATATTGAACAAAGCCGCCGTCCTGCACCCAATGGAGATTTTGTGGAACGCATCTCCGCCTTTCTGAATTTGGATAAATCAGAACATGAGTTGCTTTTGGATCTGGCTGCAAAATCACGCAATACAGTATCTGCTGATTTGCCAGACTATATCATGGAAAAAGATATTGTTCGGGCAGCCTTGCGTGTGGCAAAAGAAGTAGACGCTACCGATGAAGAATGGCAGACATTTATGAAAATGCTAAAGGAGCGTAAACGATAG
- a CDS encoding helix-turn-helix transcriptional regulator, with protein sequence MQNSTNMRILELLRFLYERTDENHPATVSDIIAHLNGKGIQAVRQTVYADTNALIDAGIDIVVVKSTQNQYFMGNRLFEYPELKMLTDAVASSKIISAKKSEELVQKLCRLTSLHQAKQLQKFAALSSRVKPHNEKVYYIIDNIQTAIGNHQQIRFQYYEYTQEKKKILKHDGYYYVVNPYALEWKNDHYYLIGYSLKHQKIAHFRVDRLTSVENLETCFMPVEGFDVASYTNKMVDMFTSESSKEVTLLCENELMRVIIDHYGEDVPVERYDDGHFTAKIEVNPSGTFYGWIFKFKGKIKILSPKECITEIQQIAQEFI encoded by the coding sequence ATGCAGAATTCAACAAATATGCGGATACTGGAATTACTCCGGTTTCTCTATGAGCGGACCGATGAAAACCATCCCGCCACAGTATCTGACATCATTGCCCATCTGAATGGAAAAGGAATTCAGGCAGTGCGGCAGACTGTTTACGCAGATACCAATGCGCTGATCGATGCGGGGATTGATATTGTGGTGGTTAAGAGTACCCAAAACCAATATTTTATGGGAAACCGCCTGTTTGAGTATCCAGAACTGAAAATGCTGACAGACGCAGTAGCATCCTCGAAGATCATTTCTGCCAAGAAGTCTGAGGAGTTGGTGCAGAAATTATGCCGTCTGACCAGTCTACATCAGGCAAAGCAGCTTCAAAAATTTGCTGCTTTATCCAGCCGTGTCAAACCGCATAATGAAAAGGTTTACTACATCATTGACAATATCCAAACAGCGATTGGAAACCATCAGCAAATTCGGTTCCAATACTATGAATATACTCAGGAAAAAAAGAAAATCTTGAAGCATGATGGATATTATTATGTCGTAAATCCTTATGCGCTGGAATGGAAAAATGACCACTATTATTTAATTGGATATTCTCTGAAGCATCAGAAAATTGCTCACTTCCGTGTAGATCGGCTAACAAGCGTAGAAAACCTTGAAACTTGCTTTATGCCAGTAGAGGGATTTGATGTAGCCTCCTATACAAACAAAATGGTTGATATGTTTACATCAGAGTCATCGAAGGAAGTAACCCTGTTATGTGAAAACGAACTGATGCGTGTAATCATAGACCATTACGGAGAAGATGTCCCTGTTGAGAGGTATGATGACGGGCACTTCACAGCCAAAATTGAAGTGAACCCCAGTGGAACTTTTTATGGCTGGATATTCAAATTCAAGGGGAAAATAAAGATTCTATCCCCAAAAGAGTGCATTACAGAAATACAGCAAATCGCTCAGGAATTTATATAG